In Dromiciops gliroides isolate mDroGli1 chromosome 5, mDroGli1.pri, whole genome shotgun sequence, the following are encoded in one genomic region:
- the LOC122729983 gene encoding 40S ribosomal protein S4-like yields MARGPKKHLKRVAAPKHWMLDKLTGVFAPRPSTGPHKLRECLPLIIFLRNRLKYALTGDEVKKICMQRFIKIDGKVRTDITYPAGFMDVISIEKTGEHFRLVYDTKGRFAVHRITAEEAKYKLCKVRKIFVGTKGIPHLVTHDARTIRYPDLLIKVNDTVQIDLEAGKITDFIKFDTGNLCMVTGGANLGRIGVITNREKHPGSFDVVHVKDANGNSFATRLSNIFVIGKGNKTWISLPRGKGIRLTIAEERDKRLAAKQSSG; encoded by the coding sequence ATGGCTCGTGGTCCCAAGAAGCATCTGAAGCGTGTAGCAGCTCCAAAACACTGGATGCTGGATAAGTTAACAGGAGTTTTTGCTCCAAGACCATCCACAGGTCCTCACAAGCTGAGAGAGTGTCTCCCGCTCATCATCTTCCTGAGAAACCGACTCAAGTATGCCCTGACTGGAGATGAAGTAAAGAAGATCTGCATGCAGCGATTCATCAAGATCGATGGCAAGGTCCGCACCGATATTACTTACCCTGCTGGCTTTATGGATGTCATCAGCATTGAGAAGACGGGTGAACATTTCCGGCTGGTTTATGACACAAAGGGACGCTTTGCTGTCCATCGTATTACAGCTGAGGAGGCTAAATATAAATTGTGCAAAGTGAGGAAAATCTTTGTGGGTACAAAAGGTATTCCTCACCTGGTAACCCATGATGCCCGTACTATCCGTTACCCAGATCTTCTCATCAAAGTCAATGATACAGTTCAGATTGATTTAGAAGCTGGCAAGATCACTGATTTTATCAAGTTTGATACTGGTAACCTATGTATGGTGACCGGTGGAGCTAACTTGGGTAGAATTGGTGTGATCACCAACAGGGAGAAACATCCTGGTTCTTTTGATGTTGTCCATGTAAAAGATGCCAATGGCAATAGTTTTGCCACTAGGCTGTCAAACATTTTTGTTATTGGCAAAGGTAATAAGACTTGGATCTCTCTTCCCCGAGGAAAAGGTATCCGCCTTACAATTGCtgaagagagagacaagagattgGCAGCTAAGCAGAGCAGTGGCTAA